The Agrobacterium larrymoorei sequence CTGTTGGTCGATGCGAATTGTTGCCGCGCCTGGTTGAAAGACTTGGGTGATCGAGCTGGATGGGGCTGTAGCTCAGCTGGGAGAGCACCTGCTTTGCAAGCAGGGGGTCAGCGGTTCGATCCCGCTCAGCTCCACCAAAATTTTGGCGCTCACGGGTGAGCGGTCCTTCGGACCTACCCTCCGCGAGGGCGCCGAACGATCGGCGACGCGCTATCGCGCTGTATTGGAGAATTGATCCTACGGCTGCGAATTGTCTTCTGAAGAAAATAAAGGTTTGCACCTTCATCGAATGCGATGACGGTGCCTGTTTTGGATACATTGTGAAGAGAAGATATGTCTGGAAGCTTCCAGGTGTTTTGGGTTTTACCCGGAACGTCCGAGCCCAGTCTCAGAGAAACCATGTGATGGCTTAGTCGGCCGGAATTGGTGGAGGGATTGGAGGTAGGAAGGAAGCTTGTCCGAGGCATTTTTGTTGTTGGGGCTTATGTCCCTCTGATGAAGATGCTGGATTGGTGTTGCCTGACCGCGCATCACCGGATGATATCTCGAGAAGCTGGTCTTAATGGTATGGCTTCGAGGTGCACCGGCGTGCCCTCAATGAAGACCATACCGAACACGTCGATGGCATCAAGAAATATCCGATTGTAAAAGGTAATCGGATTTTGCTGGCTCTATGAATACCGCGAGGTTGCAGTATGGCCAGATTTGGAACCCCTCAAGCGTAAGCGAAGAGGATCAGGAATTCCAAATCAAGCAAATATGGATGAGCATAGACAATGAGAACGAAGAAGTGAATTAAGGGCATTTGGTGGATGCCTTGGCATGCACAGGCGAAGAAGGACGTGATACGCTGCGAAAAGCCGTGGGGAGCTGCGAATAAGCTTTGATCCATGGATCTCCGAATGGGGCAACCCACCTCAGATATCTAGAAAATCTGTTTTGCTGAATTTTGATCTCACGCGCCGTACCGCAGGCTTTGCCTGCTGGCGCTGCGATGGCGCGCTGCACGAGCAGCGACGGCCGCTGGCCTGTATGGGTGGCATGCTCGACGTTCGAGTGTGGCAGCAATACAGACCGCGAGGTCGTCGCCAATCGTTTGGCGCCCTGTCTGGAGCGCAGTGGCCGCAAGGCCGCGACAGCGTGAAGACAAAACAGAACCCGGCGCGTCCGGGTTCAAGGGTTCAGCGAAAGAGGTTTCTAGATATCGCAATGAGGTATCTGCACCTGAATACATAGGGTGTAAGAAGCGAACGCAGGGAACTGAAACATCTAAGTACCTGCAGGAAAGGACATCAACCGAGACTCCGTAAGTAGTGGCGAGCGAACGCGGACCAGGCCAGTGGCAATGATGAATAAAGCGGAACGATTTGGAAAGGTCGGCCATAGCGGGTGATAGCCCCGTACGCGTAGAACAGTCATTGTCCTTGAGTAGGGCGGGACACGTGAAATCCTGTCTGAACATGGGGAGACCACTCTCCAAGCCTAAGTACTCGTGCATGACCGATAGCGAACAAGTACCGTGAGGGAAAGGTGAAAAGCACCCCGACGAGGGGAGTGAAATAGAACCTGAAACCGGATGCCTACAAACAGTCGGAGCCCGCAAGGGTGACGGCGTACCTTTTGTATAATGGGTCAACGACTTAGTGTAACGAGCAAGCTTAAGCCGGTAGGTGTAGGCGTAGCGAAAGCGAGTCTGAATAGGGCGTTCAGTTCGTTGCATTAGACCCGAAACCGAGTGATCTAGCCATGAGCAGGCTGAAGGTTGGGTAACACCAACTGGAGGGCCGAACCCATAACTGTTGCAATAGTTCGGGATGACTTGTGGCTAGGGGTGAAAGGCCAATCAAACTCGGAAATAGCTGGTTCTCCGCGAAATCTATTTAGGTAGAGCGTCGACCGAATACCCTCGGGGGTAGAGCACTGGATGGGCTATGGGGACTCACCGTCTTACTGATCCTAACCAAACTCCGAATACCGAGGAGTACTAGTCGGCAGACACACGGCGGGTGCTAACGTCCGTCGTGAAGAGGGCAACAACCCTGACCTCCAGCTAAGGTCCCCAAGTCATGGCTAAGTGGGAAAGGATGTGAGGATCCCAAAACAACCAGGATGTTGGCTTAGAAGCAGCCATCATTTAAAGAAAGCGTAACAGCTCACTGGTCTAAATAAGGGTCTTTGCGCCGAAAATGTAACGGGGCTAAAGCCATGCACCGAAGCTGAGGATACAACGTAAGTTGTGTGGTAGCGGAGCGTTCCGTAAGTCTGTGAAGGCGGACCCGTGAGGGCTGCTGGAGATATCGGAAGTGCGAATGTTGACATGAGTAACGATAAAGGGAGTGAGAGACTCCCTCGCCGAAAGACCAAGGGTTCCTGCTTAAAGTTAATCTGAGCAGGGTTAGCCGGCCCCTAAGACGAGGCGGACACGCGTAGTCGATGGGAACCACGTTAATATTCGTGGGCCTGGTGGTAGTGACGGATCTTGTGTGTTGTTCAACCTTATTGGATTGGTTGGGCGGCGAAGAGGTTCCAGGAAATAGCTCCACCGTATAGACCGTACCCGAAACCGACACAGGTGGTCAGGTAGAGTATACCAAGGCGCTTGAGAGAACTATGTTGAAGGAACTCGGCAAATTGCACGCGTAACTTCGGAAGAAGCGTGACCCTTTTGCACGCAAGTGTGATGGGGTGGCACAGACCAGGGGGTAGCGACTGTTTATCAAAAACACAGGGCTCTGCGAAGTAGCAATACGACGTATAGGGTCTGACGCCTGCCCGGTGCTGGAAGGTTAAAGGGAGAGGTGCAAGCTTTGAACTGAAGCCCCAGTAAACGGCGGCCGTAACTATAACGGTCCTAAGGTAGCGAAATTCCTTGTCGGGTAAGTTCCGACCTGCACGAATGGCGTAACGACTTCCCCGCTGTCTCCAACATAGACTCAGTGAAATTGAATTCCCCGTGAAGATGCGGGGTTCCTGCGGTCAGACGGAAAGACCCCGTGCACCTTTACTATAGCTTTACACTGGCATTCGCCAAGGCATGTGTAGGATAGGTGGTAGGCTTTGAAGCAGGGACGCCAGTTCCTGTGGAGCCATCCTTGAAATACCACCCTTATCTTCGTGGATGTCTAACCGCGGTCCGTTATCCGGATCCGGGACAGTGTATGGTGGGTAGTTTGACTGGGGCGGTCGCCTCCGAAAGAGTAACGGAGGCGCGCGATGGTTAGCTCAGACCGGTCGGAAATCGGTCGTCGAGTGCAATGGCATAAGCTAGCCTGACTGCGAGACTGACAAGTCGAGCAGAGACGAAAGTCGGTCATAGTGATCCGGTGGTCCCGTGTGGAAGGGCCATCGCTCAACGGATAAAAGGTACGCCGGGGATAACAGGCTGATGACCCCCAAGAGTCCATATCGACGGGGTTGTTTGGCACCTCGATGTCGACTCATCGCATCCTGGGGCTGGAGCAGGTCCCAAGGGTATGGCTGTTCGCCATTTAAAGCGGTACGTGAGTTGGGTTCAGAACGTCGTGAGACAGTTCGGTCCCTATCTGCCGTGGGTGTAGGAATATTGACAGGATCTGTCCCTAGTACGAGAGGACCGGGATGGACGTATCTCTGGTGGATCTGTTGTCCTGCCAAGGGCATAGCAGAGTAGCTATATACGGAATGGATAACCGCTGAAGGCATCTAAGCGGGAAACCAACCTGAAAACGAGTGTTCCCTATCAGAGCCGTGGAAGACGACCACGTCGATAGGACGGGTGTGGAAGTGCAGTAATGCATGAAGCTTACCGTTACTAATAGCTCGAGCGACTTCTTCGTTCCCATTGTTCATGCTCATCGAAGATGAGCATCATCTCTTCTGTCCTGACGCGCTTAGCGCTCCGGACGGGCCGCGCCACAAGCGCGACGACCGCTGGTCTGTATGGCTCCTTACTCAAACGCGAGAAAGGCAACACACAGACAGGTCGGAGAAAGACGTGTTGAAATTAAATGTGGCTTCGCCACCCAGCTTCTCGATACAACAGCACATGCAAAAGCATGTGCCAGTTGCGTTTCGCCGACCTGGTGGTTATCGCGGGGCGGCTGCACCCGTTCCCATTCCGAACACGGCCGTGAAACGCCCCAGCGCCAATGGTACTTCGTCTTAAGACGCGGGAGAGTAGGTCGCTGCCAGGTCTGCTAAACGCAACGAATAAATCTTCTCAAATCAAACTCCTCCGGCCAAGGCCGATACCAAAGGCCGCATCCAAAGCGGCCTTTTGCAGTTCTAAAGATTACTCGACATCCAAGTCGAACAAAGTCAACGCGGGGTGGAGCAGCCCCCGCCGAACCGCAGAAGGCAAGAAGCCTTCGAGGACCGGCAAAACAAAAAAACCGGGCGTATAAGCCACGGTCGCTCACAATCAACGCGGGGTGGAGCAGCCCGGTAGCTCGTCAGGCTCATAACCTGAAGGCCGCAGGTTCAAATCCTGCCCCCGCAACCAAATATAAGCCCGCTTAACCAATAGGTTAGCGGGCTTTTTGATGTCTGGAGCACGAGACTCCATAATGGCTGTGGAAGCGTCTTGGAAGCACTAGGCGGAAAAACAGAGCGTAGGTCGCATTCTGTAAGGACGGAAATGTAATGACCCTGTCTGGCGGACCTGTAATGCCATTCCAGAATTCCCGCTCGACATTGTGCCGCATCCGCCCCAGCTTTGTGTTCCGTCGTATGTGGAAACGGGGAGCTTGTGAAACGCCATCTTTGAACATGGTGGCTTGCTGCTCTGGGGCGTTGCTTCATCACCGATTCGGAGTTCTCGCGCCACAAAAGCGATGAAGCTTGAGAGTCGGGGGGGCATTACGGTCCAGTTCGCCACGGTCCATCCAGAAGGTTTGGACAATACCGCCGCGGTGTCGGGGCCAATCCGGGTGTAGCGCCACGCATCCACGTGCGGCTTAAAAGGCGCCCGAGAGCGAAGGGTAGATCATCGGGAAGCATGCCGGCAAGCTGAATAGAGTTGCGCCAATACTGGGCGACGTAACAGCATTGGATGATGACCCATTAGTTATCGCTTTCGTAGAGTGATAATAATATCTATAGGAGGCCGTCCAGTCATATCAGATCTCGATGTTGCAGGCTTATCGACCTTCAGAATTTAGGAATAATTCGTTGACATGTTGCTCATTATTATTGCACTGGTTTCGAACTTTAGGCAGTCAACTTGGTCGCGCAAATGTGCTCAGCTTATGATGTATTTACTGCTCTCATGAGTCGGACCGTGTTCTGATGCCGCAGCTCAGTGTCGAATGGAACTCAGGCGGTACAGCAGGTAGTCATTGCTCAGACCTTTTACCCGTCTTCAATGCTTGGACGCCAGACAGATTATAGCGACTCGCGTCGAAGGCCTCTTGCTTGTAACGTAGGGTAATACCGCTGAAAGAAAGCTCGAATTCGCGCCCAAGGGCTAAAGTCATGTCAAGTTCTCTAAGCGGTGATTGATCTCCGATCAGCGTGTATACGATCGCAGCCGCTCTACCGCCAAGAACTTGTCGTGAGAGTAGAGACCCAAAATTCAATTTCAAGCGGAAGCTGTTCCATCGATTGGTATCCGACCCTCTTACTTGAATGAATAGCGAGGGAGAATGGCCGGTTTCATGGTATTCTACTAGGTACGTGCATTCCCACTCTCCATTTTCCTTCAGTTGGAATAGTGGCTGAGTCTTGGAGGAGATATCTGCAATTCCTCGACAGCGTGCTGCATTGAAGCTCGATTTAAGCTCCGGCGGCTCTAAAAC is a genomic window containing:
- a CDS encoding DUF6030 family protein, which gives rise to MLLFPFVLLCLFCGDVGTLVGALSAPQLHVRVLEPPELKSSFNAARCRGIADISSKTQPLFQLKENGEWECTYLVEYHETGHSPSLFIQVRGSDTNRWNSFRLKLNFGSLLSRQVLGGRAAAIVYTLIGDQSPLRELDMTLALGREFELSFSGITLRYKQEAFDASRYNLSGVQALKTGKRSEQ